A region from the Paenibacillus humicola genome encodes:
- a CDS encoding DUF421 domain-containing protein gives MWSIIWSSILLACVGTLFLRISGRKSISQMTAQQFVILLSIGTVIGTEVSGKGMAKTILALGTFIVFLIAVEWVTLHWNRAETILKGKAVPIIQEGKLVIQNLRKLRMSVDDLEKRLRIAGISRIEDVESGTIESNGDLGYDLYSDAKPLTKGDLEKLLKAYFPQIKTQSAPDKESIFSEVETNSHPDKVLEQLQ, from the coding sequence ATGTGGTCCATTATTTGGAGCTCAATTCTTTTGGCATGTGTCGGTACCTTGTTTTTAAGGATAAGTGGGCGAAAATCGATTTCACAGATGACGGCACAGCAGTTTGTAATTTTACTGAGCATTGGAACTGTGATCGGCACTGAGGTGAGCGGCAAGGGGATGGCGAAGACGATTTTAGCGTTGGGTACGTTTATTGTGTTCCTGATTGCTGTCGAGTGGGTAACTTTACATTGGAATCGAGCGGAGACGATCTTGAAAGGAAAAGCAGTGCCTATCATACAAGAAGGGAAACTGGTTATTCAGAACCTACGCAAGCTCCGAATGTCTGTTGACGACTTGGAAAAGCGGCTGCGTATTGCAGGGATCTCGCGTATCGAAGATGTGGAATCAGGTACAATCGAAAGTAACGGCGACCTTGGTTATGACCTGTATTCTGACGCTAAACCCCTAACTAAGGGGGATTTGGAAAAACTGCTAAAAGCTTATTTCCCGCAGATTAAAACGCAGTCCGCACCTGACAAGGAGAGCATTTTTTCCGAAGTGGAAACCAATTCTCATCCCGATAAGGTTCTCGAACAACTTCAATGA
- a CDS encoding carbohydrate ABC transporter permease — translation MVREKTFGSQAFDVLLIVLLSLIALVCILPIWYTLAVSLSQKTAAAAGLVHLWPVGFNFNSYNEIMGDRKFFHAFGISIERVLLGASISFIVTVLMAYPLSKNTRDFRMRNAIMWILVFCMLFNGGLIPWYETVKSIGLINSIWGLVLANSVPFFNVILVVNYFRNLPKELEEAALVDGAGPWYILFRLFVPLSVPVLATVTLFMIVYHWNEFFNGLVLTSTVDHYPLQTYIQQLVVVIDTQNMTEDQLRKLSELSNQTLNAAKIFIAMIPVLVVYPFLQRFFIHGITLGSVKE, via the coding sequence ATGGTCAGAGAAAAAACGTTCGGCTCCCAGGCGTTTGACGTGCTGCTGATCGTCCTGCTGTCGCTGATTGCGCTGGTCTGCATTTTGCCGATCTGGTACACGCTGGCCGTTTCGCTCAGCCAGAAAACGGCGGCCGCCGCCGGTCTCGTGCATTTGTGGCCGGTCGGTTTTAATTTCAATTCGTACAATGAAATCATGGGCGACCGCAAATTTTTTCATGCTTTCGGCATCTCCATCGAGCGGGTGCTGCTTGGCGCCTCGATCTCCTTCATTGTGACGGTGCTGATGGCGTATCCGCTGTCCAAAAACACGCGCGATTTCCGCATGCGCAACGCGATCATGTGGATTCTCGTATTCTGCATGCTGTTCAACGGCGGCCTCATCCCGTGGTACGAAACCGTCAAATCGATCGGGCTGATCAATTCGATTTGGGGGCTGGTGCTGGCCAATTCCGTCCCGTTCTTCAACGTGATTCTGGTCGTCAACTATTTCCGCAATTTGCCGAAGGAACTGGAGGAAGCCGCGCTGGTCGACGGCGCCGGTCCCTGGTATATTTTGTTCAGGCTGTTCGTCCCGCTGTCCGTTCCGGTGCTTGCGACGGTCACGCTGTTTATGATCGTGTATCATTGGAACGAGTTTTTCAACGGACTGGTGCTCACGTCAACCGTCGACCATTACCCGCTGCAAACGTACATTCAACAGCTGGTGGTCGTGATCGATACGCAAAACATGACGGAGGATCAGCTCAGGAAGCTGAGCGAGCTGTCCAACCAAACGCTGAACGCCGCAAAAATCTTTATCGCGATGATACCCGTGCTGGTTGTTTACCCGTTTCTGCAGCGCTTCTTCATCCACGGAATCACGCTCGGTTCGGTTAAGGAATAA
- a CDS encoding beta-galactosidase trimerization domain-containing protein: MSIEAGSRSNWWTKRPWRQIQTNLREIDMIDIDADRFVADLQEFKTTSVLINAAGIIASYPTKLPFHFQSPYLQGDSLKDIIEACHEADIAVTARTDFSKVRKPIYEQHPEWAYKSVQGNIVDYNGDVHVCLNSEYQQSYAIEIIRELLTTHDFDGIFFNMGGYQVKDYSYNYHGICQCDSCKRKFGDMFGLPLPTREDMSDPVFRKYKIFKNMTLKEHSKRIYDAIMAINPDLLVSNNLNQRGVFRQESNTAIARALPHWQYDASDNTKYVVSSYKPMVSSNTTVDFIDYQYRHVTVSPHQQELRLYQNLANGGGLDYYLIGRLDNHEDKSGYERIKQAFAFHSEHQDEFRNIMSKSTIALLRGPDGNTAEYQGWFRILTENHFPFDAVMVPAATGVPLDKYKAIIIPDYQPIGDELARKLDAFAHAGGVVISVSRSGFADESYENRSAPALKCLGIRRVNEIAPDMTSACFKLNDKTGLTRFPVTDLAYLDGSYIYADYEDTAEKQLQLIPPHMFGPPERCYYTQITDHPGFTINSYGKGKGIFIPWQPGALFHRQGHTNTIDLMADLLEHAAGLQPIGGNLSPMVEATVFAKEDGSSELLQLVNASGHFGVTFYAPVTMSDLEVSIPYDKTQPPQSVRSLVTGKDCEFTADSGTLTVKIPSLKLFEAIKIS; encoded by the coding sequence ATGTCCATAGAAGCGGGAAGCAGATCGAATTGGTGGACCAAGCGGCCATGGAGGCAAATTCAGACGAACCTGCGCGAAATCGATATGATCGATATCGACGCCGACCGGTTTGTCGCCGACCTTCAGGAGTTTAAAACAACTTCGGTCTTGATAAACGCGGCGGGCATCATTGCCAGCTATCCGACCAAGCTGCCGTTTCATTTCCAAAGTCCGTATCTGCAGGGAGACAGCCTGAAGGATATTATTGAAGCCTGCCATGAAGCGGATATTGCGGTGACGGCTCGAACCGACTTTTCCAAGGTCCGCAAACCGATCTACGAGCAGCATCCGGAATGGGCGTACAAGAGCGTCCAGGGAAACATCGTCGACTATAACGGCGACGTCCATGTGTGCCTCAACAGCGAATACCAGCAGAGCTATGCGATCGAGATTATCCGGGAGCTTCTGACGACTCACGATTTTGACGGCATCTTCTTCAATATGGGCGGCTATCAGGTGAAGGATTACAGCTACAATTACCATGGCATCTGCCAGTGCGACAGCTGCAAGCGCAAGTTCGGCGACATGTTCGGCCTCCCGCTGCCGACCAGGGAGGATATGAGCGATCCGGTATTCCGTAAATACAAAATTTTTAAAAACATGACGTTGAAGGAGCATTCCAAGCGGATTTACGACGCGATCATGGCCATTAATCCCGATCTGCTCGTCTCCAACAACCTGAACCAACGCGGCGTATTCAGGCAGGAATCAAACACGGCGATCGCCCGCGCGTTGCCCCATTGGCAGTACGATGCTTCCGACAACACCAAATATGTGGTCAGCTCCTACAAGCCGATGGTCTCTTCAAACACGACGGTCGACTTCATCGATTATCAGTACCGTCACGTCACCGTATCGCCGCATCAGCAGGAGCTCCGCCTGTACCAGAACCTGGCCAACGGAGGAGGACTCGACTATTATCTGATCGGCCGGCTGGACAATCACGAGGACAAGTCGGGTTACGAGCGGATCAAGCAAGCCTTCGCATTCCATTCTGAGCATCAAGACGAATTCAGGAACATTATGTCGAAGTCGACCATCGCCCTGCTGCGGGGCCCGGACGGCAACACGGCCGAATACCAGGGGTGGTTCCGAATCCTGACGGAAAATCATTTCCCGTTCGACGCCGTCATGGTGCCGGCAGCGACCGGGGTACCGCTGGATAAATATAAGGCAATCATAATTCCGGACTATCAGCCGATCGGCGACGAGCTTGCCCGGAAGCTGGACGCCTTCGCCCATGCAGGAGGCGTTGTCATCTCCGTCTCGCGCAGTGGATTTGCCGACGAGTCCTACGAAAATCGCTCCGCTCCTGCATTGAAATGTCTCGGCATCCGCAGAGTGAACGAGATTGCCCCGGATATGACCTCCGCCTGCTTCAAGCTGAATGACAAGACGGGGCTGACCCGTTTCCCTGTTACCGACCTGGCATATCTGGACGGAAGCTATATATACGCCGATTACGAAGATACTGCGGAGAAGCAACTGCAGCTGATCCCCCCGCATATGTTCGGGCCGCCGGAGCGCTGCTATTACACGCAGATCACGGATCATCCCGGATTTACTATCAATTCATACGGCAAGGGCAAAGGCATCTTCATCCCCTGGCAGCCGGGGGCGCTGTTCCACCGTCAGGGACATACGAATACGATCGATCTGATGGCTGACCTGCTGGAGCATGCAGCAGGACTTCAGCCGATCGGAGGCAACCTGTCGCCGATGGTCGAGGCGACGGTGTTTGCCAAGGAGGACGGCTCCTCGGAGCTGCTTCAGCTGGTGAACGCGTCGGGGCATTTCGGCGTTACCTTTTACGCCCCCGTAACGATGTCCGATCTGGAGGTCTCGATTCCCTATGATAAGACCCAGCCGCCGCAGTCCGTGAGAAGCCTCGTAACCGGCAAGGACTGCGAGTTCACGGCAGACAGCGGCACGTTAACGGTAAAAATCCCAAGTCTTAAACTTTTCGAGGCGATCAAAATCAGCTGA
- a CDS encoding DHA2 family efflux MFS transporter permease subunit, with translation MTTMISNKLRTWPIMASLLIAAFVALLSQTVLNVALPKMMVDLNVGESTIQWLSNGYLLANGVLVPISAFLVNRFTTRKLFLTASSVFAVGTIVCAVSGDFSVLLTGRLVQAVGAGILMPLMTVVALTIFPVEERGKAMGLMGVAMIFAPAVGPTLSGWIVENYDWHVLFYIVLPLAIIAVIFGAFFMKDVIKTSRPKLDILSVIASTLGFGSLLYGFSEAGAKGWDTTEVIVCLGVGALALILFIARSILVKTPLLEMRVFKYSMFSLTSLINVIITMVMFSGMILLPIFLQNIRHFTPLESGLLLLPGAILMGIMSPITGIVFDKIGARWLAVIGLAITTFTTYEFSHLEATTTYAHMMIVYSARMFGLSMLMMPIQTAGLNQLPRRLNAHGSAMSQTLRNVSGALGTALLVTVMTNKASAHAKDLIIAGQIDPNDAAKMGEVTQQATIYGINQSFVVATWVTVAALVLAFFIRKVKPQEDAVQEPVKVSEESGVAPIPKRAENQEYTDRHSADGEFRNAIRGFLKTPQPANDDKHFNDIDYRKALLKLKGTALKDTHKEEEMNDKGYRETLKKLTGPLNENE, from the coding sequence ATGACTACTATGATATCCAATAAATTGCGCACATGGCCGATCATGGCCTCCTTGCTCATTGCCGCGTTCGTGGCACTGTTAAGCCAGACCGTGCTTAACGTCGCGCTGCCGAAAATGATGGTGGATCTTAACGTAGGAGAAAGCACGATCCAGTGGCTGTCCAACGGCTATCTGCTGGCAAACGGGGTGCTCGTGCCGATCAGCGCCTTCCTCGTCAACCGGTTTACGACCCGGAAGCTGTTTCTTACGGCTTCATCTGTATTCGCAGTCGGCACGATCGTTTGCGCCGTCTCCGGCGATTTCAGCGTCCTGCTGACCGGTCGCCTCGTGCAGGCCGTTGGCGCCGGCATCCTTATGCCGCTCATGACCGTCGTCGCGCTTACAATCTTCCCCGTCGAGGAACGCGGGAAAGCGATGGGACTCATGGGCGTCGCGATGATTTTCGCGCCGGCGGTCGGTCCGACGCTCTCCGGGTGGATCGTCGAGAACTACGACTGGCACGTGCTGTTTTACATCGTGCTGCCGCTCGCCATCATCGCCGTTATTTTCGGCGCCTTCTTTATGAAGGACGTCATCAAGACCTCCAGACCGAAGCTCGATATTCTGAGCGTTATCGCGTCGACCCTCGGCTTTGGCAGCCTGCTGTATGGGTTCAGCGAAGCGGGCGCCAAGGGCTGGGACACGACCGAAGTCATCGTCTGCCTGGGCGTCGGCGCCCTCGCGCTCATCCTGTTCATCGCGCGTTCGATCTTGGTGAAGACCCCGCTGCTTGAAATGCGCGTGTTCAAGTATTCCATGTTCTCGCTCACGTCGCTGATCAATGTCATCATCACGATGGTGATGTTTTCCGGCATGATCCTGCTGCCGATCTTCCTTCAGAACATTCGGCACTTCACGCCCCTCGAATCCGGTTTGCTGCTGCTGCCGGGCGCGATTCTGATGGGCATCATGTCGCCGATCACGGGCATAGTGTTTGACAAGATCGGAGCACGTTGGCTCGCCGTCATCGGACTCGCCATCACGACCTTCACCACGTACGAATTCAGTCATTTGGAAGCAACCACGACGTATGCCCACATGATGATCGTCTATTCGGCTCGGATGTTCGGGTTGTCCATGCTGATGATGCCGATCCAGACCGCCGGCCTCAACCAGCTGCCGCGCCGCCTGAACGCGCACGGCTCGGCGATGTCCCAGACGCTGCGGAACGTATCCGGCGCGCTCGGTACGGCCCTGCTCGTCACGGTTATGACTAACAAAGCGTCCGCGCACGCCAAGGATCTAATTATTGCAGGCCAGATCGATCCGAACGATGCCGCCAAAATGGGCGAAGTCACGCAGCAAGCCACCATCTACGGCATCAATCAGTCCTTCGTCGTCGCGACTTGGGTGACTGTCGCCGCACTCGTCCTGGCGTTCTTCATCCGCAAGGTGAAACCTCAAGAGGATGCGGTGCAGGAACCGGTTAAGGTGTCGGAAGAGAGTGGTGTGGCGCCGATACCGAAACGAGCGGAAAACCAGGAGTACACGGACCGGCACAGCGCGGACGGTGAATTTCGCAATGCCATCAGAGGATTTTTAAAGACACCTCAACCCGCGAATGACGATAAGCATTTTAACGATATAGATTATCGGAAGGCACTTCTTAAGTTAAAGGGTACCGCTCTCAAGGATACACACAAAGAGGAAGAAATGAACGATAAAGGATACCGGGAGACGCTTAAGAAATTGACGGGACCTCTAAATGAAAACGAGTGA
- a CDS encoding MerR family DNA-binding transcriptional regulator, which produces MKIQELVDLMSLTPHAIRFYEKEGLLDSRHVQREKNNYRNYSDEAN; this is translated from the coding sequence ATGAAAATTCAAGAATTAGTCGACTTGATGAGTTTAACACCCCACGCCATTCGTTTTTATGAGAAAGAAGGCTTGCTTGACAGCAGGCATGTTCAGCGAGAGAAGAATAATTACCGCAACTACTCAGACGAAGCAAACTGA
- a CDS encoding ABC transporter permease produces the protein MQNKGFAKHYYLMLLPGFVWLAIFSIVPMFGLVIAFQDYNPGVGVFHSDWIGFDNFSYMFSLNDSRTIFFNTIFIAVLKIIANLIVPLVFALMLNELRITVFKRWIQTIVYLPHFLSWVILAGILLDILSYTGPVNQVLSLFGVKPILFFAKASWFPGIVVGSDVWKEFGFNTIIYLAALTGINPSLYEAAAVDGATRLQRLRNVTLPGISATIVLLAALSLGNVLNANFDQIFNLYNPLVYSTGDIIDTWVYRTGLLNLQYGLATAVGLLKSVVSFLLITLSYILASKFANYRIF, from the coding sequence ATGCAAAACAAAGGGTTCGCCAAACATTATTACCTCATGCTGCTGCCGGGATTTGTCTGGCTTGCGATCTTCAGCATCGTGCCGATGTTCGGGCTGGTCATCGCCTTTCAGGATTACAATCCCGGCGTCGGCGTGTTTCATTCCGACTGGATAGGGTTCGATAATTTCAGCTACATGTTTTCGCTGAACGACAGTAGGACCATTTTCTTCAATACGATCTTCATCGCCGTCTTGAAAATTATTGCCAACCTGATCGTGCCGCTCGTGTTCGCCTTGATGCTGAACGAGCTGCGGATTACGGTATTTAAACGCTGGATCCAGACGATCGTTTATTTGCCTCATTTTCTGTCATGGGTCATTCTGGCCGGCATTCTGCTCGATATTTTATCCTATACCGGTCCGGTCAACCAGGTGCTGTCGCTGTTCGGGGTGAAGCCGATCCTATTCTTCGCCAAAGCGTCGTGGTTTCCCGGCATCGTCGTCGGCAGCGACGTGTGGAAGGAGTTCGGGTTTAACACGATCATTTATTTGGCGGCGCTCACCGGAATCAACCCGTCGCTTTACGAAGCGGCAGCGGTCGACGGCGCGACGCGGCTGCAGCGGCTGCGAAACGTAACGCTGCCCGGCATTTCCGCAACGATCGTGCTGCTGGCCGCACTCAGTCTCGGCAACGTGCTGAATGCGAATTTCGATCAAATTTTCAACCTGTACAATCCGCTTGTCTACTCGACCGGCGATATTATCGATACGTGGGTGTACCGCACGGGCCTGCTTAATCTGCAGTACGGCCTCGCGACCGCCGTGGGCCTGCTCAAGTCCGTGGTCAGTTTCCTCCTGATTACGCTGTCCTATATTCTGGCGTCCAAATTCGCCAATTACCGAATTTTCTAA
- a CDS encoding IDEAL domain-containing protein: MKFQIGDWVKGNTHQGELVHGYIGTLNTAKHTVGVHVVASDHEAAIGQLVEIQDQSVSKLADAPLDQEEQFNSLIDLALATRDEPWFNELTAQLISLRGQQAKRSANANRQRSTSINNRLGRLGHGTV, encoded by the coding sequence ATGAAATTTCAGATTGGCGATTGGGTAAAAGGAAACACGCATCAAGGCGAATTGGTACACGGATACATCGGCACATTGAATACGGCCAAACATACGGTAGGCGTTCACGTTGTGGCCTCGGATCATGAAGCCGCCATCGGTCAGCTGGTCGAAATTCAGGACCAATCGGTTAGTAAACTGGCCGACGCGCCGCTCGATCAAGAGGAACAGTTCAATAGTTTAATCGATCTTGCGCTGGCTACACGGGACGAACCATGGTTTAACGAGCTTACCGCACAACTGATTTCCCTGCGCGGGCAGCAAGCAAAACGTTCCGCTAACGCCAATCGGCAGCGCAGCACGTCAATCAACAATCGATTGGGTCGTTTGGGTCACGGAACGGTATGA
- a CDS encoding NAD(P)H-dependent oxidoreductase, whose amino-acid sequence MKIYIVYDSEAGHTEQLARSIAKGAERVEGAEVFINHVKKANVRDLEQMDAIVWGCPGHFGTISSGLKEWIDRLGYLWANGTLVDKIGAVFCTTASIHGGNEATLLNLITPMLHQGMMIVGLPANIPENALYGSYYGVGVTSPVEDTDDALSQSLFGKGLALGEILGNRVANAAITFAAGKKSHDMN is encoded by the coding sequence ATGAAAATTTATATTGTTTACGATAGCGAAGCGGGTCATACGGAACAACTTGCCCGATCCATTGCCAAAGGGGCTGAACGTGTAGAAGGGGCAGAGGTTTTCATTAATCACGTCAAAAAGGCAAATGTCAGAGATCTTGAACAGATGGATGCGATTGTCTGGGGATGTCCCGGACACTTCGGCACGATTAGCTCCGGATTAAAAGAATGGATCGATAGGCTCGGATATTTATGGGCAAATGGGACATTAGTTGATAAAATCGGTGCTGTATTCTGCACAACGGCATCCATACATGGCGGTAACGAAGCAACCTTGCTTAACCTGATTACGCCGATGCTGCATCAAGGCATGATGATTGTCGGCTTGCCGGCCAATATTCCAGAGAATGCGCTATACGGCAGTTATTATGGAGTAGGGGTTACATCTCCAGTTGAAGATACCGATGATGCGCTTAGTCAGTCGCTTTTTGGGAAGGGTCTCGCGTTAGGAGAAATCTTAGGTAACCGTGTGGCCAACGCGGCAATCACATTTGCAGCAGGTAAAAAATCTCATGATATGAATTGA
- a CDS encoding D-2-hydroxyacid dehydrogenase, with translation MRSINVVLTTVRYEDKHWERLRQAFEPAEIIRLLQDDSPGIAAALERADAAVLSGDLDERFLNAPQLRWVHCDHAGLNKCAWPELFDRGLQVTSSAGRSAPVLAEHALFFMLALAYRYPEFLDAQRARRWGIPEQDKLRGLYGRTVGIAGMGHIGTELAVRAKAMGMRVLGYRRSAGTPPSGVDRLFFQERGEGLEDMLPECDFVVLALPLSNATHHLIGERELALMKPSACIINMARGAVVDEAALLSALRAGKLGGAGLDTFSQEPLPPDSPLWDAPRTLITPHTTPQVPDRTGRSLDIICENVRRYREELPLLNALRPEDVYTPSNL, from the coding sequence ATGAGATCTATTAATGTCGTCCTGACAACGGTGCGGTATGAGGATAAGCATTGGGAGAGGCTCCGCCAAGCCTTCGAGCCGGCGGAGATTATCCGGCTCCTTCAAGACGACTCGCCGGGAATAGCGGCGGCGCTGGAGCGCGCCGATGCGGCCGTTCTGAGCGGCGATCTGGATGAGCGGTTTCTGAATGCGCCGCAGCTTCGATGGGTTCATTGCGATCATGCGGGACTGAATAAGTGTGCCTGGCCCGAGCTGTTCGATCGCGGTCTGCAGGTTACGAGCTCCGCGGGACGGTCGGCGCCGGTATTGGCGGAGCACGCCCTATTCTTCATGTTGGCTCTGGCGTACCGGTATCCGGAGTTTCTCGACGCGCAGCGGGCCCGCAGGTGGGGCATTCCGGAGCAGGATAAGCTGAGGGGGTTGTACGGTAGGACGGTTGGCATTGCCGGCATGGGCCATATCGGGACGGAGCTGGCGGTTCGCGCGAAGGCGATGGGCATGCGGGTGCTCGGTTATCGGCGAAGCGCCGGTACGCCTCCGTCGGGAGTCGACCGCCTGTTCTTTCAGGAGAGGGGGGAGGGACTGGAGGACATGCTGCCCGAGTGCGATTTTGTCGTGCTCGCCCTTCCTCTGTCCAATGCGACGCATCATCTCATCGGCGAGCGGGAGCTGGCGCTGATGAAGCCTTCGGCCTGCATCATCAACATGGCCCGCGGAGCGGTGGTCGATGAAGCCGCGCTACTGTCCGCCCTGCGCGCCGGCAAGCTGGGCGGCGCCGGACTGGATACCTTTTCGCAGGAGCCGCTTCCCCCGGATAGCCCGTTGTGGGATGCGCCGCGCACGCTGATTACGCCGCACACCACGCCGCAGGTTCCCGACCGTACGGGGCGGTCGCTGGACATCATATGCGAAAATGTCCGGCGGTACCGCGAAGAGCTGCCGTTACTCAATGCGCTGCGGCCGGAGGATGTCTACACCCCTTCAAACCTGTAA
- a CDS encoding NAD-dependent epimerase/dehydratase family protein — MAKVVVTGGSGMLGKWVVKHFVEQGYDVVNADVKRPEEQLCPTLVVDLNNLGEAYGVLAGADAVVHLAAVPAAHIVPSEVTFRNNVMSTYNILEAAAGLGIRKAVIASSESSYGIVFAVNRFGPQYVPVDEDHPQLPQDSYGLSKVVNEKTADMFHERTGMQIVSFRIGNVIPPERYERFPSFIHDSKQRDRILWSYVDTRDIAEACRLAIEAEGLGSVAINLAADDTSMAISSRELLAAQFPEVTDFRAPLDGFETILSNARAKKLLGWQPKHAWRSYVKQD, encoded by the coding sequence ATGGCAAAAGTGGTTGTAACCGGCGGAAGCGGCATGCTGGGCAAATGGGTGGTCAAGCATTTTGTCGAGCAGGGGTACGATGTGGTGAATGCGGACGTGAAGCGCCCGGAGGAACAGCTGTGCCCGACGCTGGTCGTCGATTTGAACAATTTGGGCGAGGCTTACGGCGTGCTCGCCGGTGCGGATGCCGTCGTTCATTTGGCAGCGGTTCCAGCGGCCCATATTGTGCCGAGTGAAGTGACTTTCCGGAATAACGTCATGTCGACGTACAACATTTTGGAAGCGGCTGCAGGACTCGGTATCCGAAAAGCGGTCATCGCTTCGAGCGAATCGTCGTACGGCATCGTGTTCGCGGTTAACCGGTTCGGCCCGCAGTATGTGCCGGTAGACGAAGATCATCCGCAGCTGCCGCAGGACAGCTACGGCTTATCCAAAGTCGTGAACGAGAAGACGGCGGACATGTTTCATGAGCGGACAGGCATGCAGATCGTTTCTTTCCGGATCGGCAACGTCATCCCGCCGGAGCGGTACGAGCGATTCCCGTCGTTCATCCACGATTCCAAACAGCGCGACCGTATCCTGTGGAGCTATGTCGATACCCGGGATATCGCGGAAGCATGCCGGCTTGCCATCGAGGCCGAGGGACTTGGATCCGTTGCGATCAACTTGGCTGCGGACGATACCAGCATGGCGATCTCGAGCCGCGAGCTGCTGGCTGCACAGTTCCCGGAGGTAACGGATTTCCGTGCGCCGCTTGACGGATTCGAGACGATTTTAAGCAATGCGCGAGCGAAAAAGCTGCTGGGCTGGCAGCCCAAGCATGCATGGCGCAGCTATGTAAAACAAGACTGA